The nucleotide window AACTTCGCTATATTTAATTATAATAACGGGTCCTAAGAATACTATCTACCCCTTTACTGCAGTCCCAGTTAATAACGACTGGGCTTTAGTACTAACTGCAATGATATTTGGAATAACGACATTCGGCGGAGCTACTACACCAATAGGAGTCGCAGAAGAAGCTAAAATACCTAAGAAAACTTTACCTAAAGCACTCCTCATAACTTTCCTCCTTTTGGGAATTGGGTTAATTCTTAACTCTTATGCCCAAACGGTAGTCTATGGGATAAATAATATGTTTAAGTATGCTAATTTACCAGATCCGATGATTATAATATATAGCAAGTATTTTAACCCCATCGTAGTTGGTCTCCTCATATTCTTAGTAGCGTTTATGTTTAACTCCTCTGCTTTAGCGTTTGCTACAAGTGGTAGTAGAATGATATTCGGGATGGCTAGGGATGGAGTACTTTACCCCGGAGTTTTCTCTAAGGCTAACCATTACGGAGTTCCAGGTAATGCTATAATACTAACTGGCATAACCACTGGTTTGGTTAGCCTTATTAGCGGGTATATTTTAGGGCCGTTAGAAGCTAGTATATTCTTGATAACCTTCGGTTCGTTTTATGTAGCTTTAGGGCATTTATTTGTTGCAATCGGGCTAATATCACACAAGATAAAGTTAAGAAAGGCAAATATAGTAAAACACATAGTAGTACCATTAATTTCCATAGGATTATATTTAGCAGTAATATATTTTGGTACTTATCCAGCTCCAGCATTTCCTCTCAATATAGCAGTATATGCAGCGTGGGGCGTCCTATTACTCCATATAGTTGGATATTACATATTAAGAACGAGGAACCCAGAGAAAATAAGACATTTTGGGGACTACAGCCTATAGAAGCATTTAGGTTTTTAAAACCGAGAAACTATAACTCGCATTATCAAAAATTCTTTAGTTCTCTAATTATCAACTAAGTCACTAAAAAGTGTAAAGAAGTCACCTATTAGGTAATTATGGCGTATCTAATTAAAACTAAATGAAAAATTACTAAAACTGTTAAGGGAAATTAGATAAGCACCAGTCGCCATTCCAGCAAGAGAAAAATGTGTTAACCCCAACTCCTTTTGAAAGCCCACGTCTTCGACGTCGACAAACTTAACGGCTTTTATGAAGTCCCCTACCAGTCCGGTCTTTTTAATTTTCCGAAAGAAGTCCTTCCTCATGAAAAGCGGGGCTGGAAGACGAAACCCTACCTAAAGACCGGTATAACACCGTCCTTTAACCTGAGTACCAGGTTTATTAAGCGGACGGGCCGAGCACGTATTTCATCTCTCCCTGTCCTCCCCTATCAGCCTAGCTACCTCCTCCCTTGAGACCTTTAACTCGTTAGCTATCCTAATCGCGGCCCCTCTAGCCTCTTCTTCCTCCTCCCTTTTGACCTCCTCTTCTAACGCGTTCCTCAATACTTCAGACACATCGACGCCATACCTCTTGGCCTCCTCCAACACCTCCCTCCTTACTTTAGTTTACACCGTCAAATACGTAGTCCTACATCAAGTCACCCCTTCGCTAAGCAGTCGGTAAACGTAGTCCCCCCCCCCCCCCGTTACCATATGTTATAAAAGGGAGGTGTTCTTACTACCCTTTACTAGTTCCAAAACCAGGTTAGACCTAACCCCTTATGTCTTCGACACCCTTATGCCCCTCCTTTATGCCCCCTCACCTGAATAGCCTCTCCCCTCCCCCCAGCCTCTACGTGGTCTAACATGTCCGTCCTTTTATACTCCTCGACCAATGCTGGGACTGCAACTAACGGTACTGAGTAAGCGTGCCCGTGTGGGGACATTCCGTCATGGGAGAAACCAGCGACCTCCTTACTCACTGCAGTCATGCCTATATATTGCAGTGGGTTATGGAGTATCGCTTTAAGACGTCCCATACGTTTGGTCGGCTAAAAGATCGGTTACCCTTAGTCACCGGAGGTATTAGACTTAGAAAGGCCCTTAAAAACAAAAAGAGGAGGTGTTGAAAGTGATACCTGGGGGGATGACATAAAGTAAACCCCTAGCCTGATCATGACTACGTGTACCCAAACCTCTAATAACTTGTTCAGACCTCTAATAACCCGCAGCCAATAAAGCAGACCATTGACCGACATCGTCTCTGCCTGCTGTGTAAGAGAAGTGTAACGAGCTACCTTTGATATGATAGTGCACTGTGAAAACGGTGTTATGGGGGGACCTAAATAATAAGCTGGCGAGGCTATGGCTCTTCACGTGTAAAAGTGAAGGAAAAAGGCTTTAAAGCAGAAAACATCTAGTCAAAAGAGTGGTAATGCGGCTCAATATACTTACCTAGTTATCTCACAAGTATTACAGACCTCGCTCCGTTAAAGACAAAAACTACCGGGCACACTCGAGATAGAAAAAGTTTTGAATTCACTTTAATAGTATAAAATTGATGAGTGAAAAACTCACCAAGGACGACATAATAGCGATATATACGGTTTTTATGAGCAGGTATGTGAAATTTTCCTCAATATATTTCTTCCTAATTGCCGGTTCAACACTTACCGATTACCTTTCCATATCTCTAAAAAATTTAACTATTAGCATTATTGTCGGTGAAGCTATTACAGGTGTCATAGCAGGCTCCTACATTATTTTATTCCTCATATCAATACAATTTATTAAATTAAACAAGCTGTTTTTAGGCTTTAAAAACATGTTAAACTATTCTTTACTTAAAATAATTTTACTTGTGATTTATTTCTTAATCAATAGGTTTTTGCCCTACTATAGTGTCCCTCTATTCGAGACTATAGCGACGCCGTTAGCCCCTGTCCTCTTGTTGTTACCCCCCGGGAGCCCGGTTACGAATAGGTTTAACAGGGGTATCTATTTGCTCTCCCTAACTTATCTCCTCATTTCCCCTGTCTACTATTTTGTAGGGGTAGCCAATTCCTTTCTCGTAGCTTCTATACTTTTACTGGCGGGAGGGATATATATTGCTATTAGATAGGGTTAAGACCCTCGTGCTCGTGTTCCTTTATATAAGGGGCCCCCTCTCGTTTACCGAGTTATTAAATATGATTAACGACGTGAATAACATCGAAAAAAAGGAGAGGATAACTAAAGGGAACTTGGACTCGCACATTAAGATATTGTTAAGGGAAGGCTTAGTGGAACGTAAGGAGAGCTTTTATTTTATCACCGGGAAAAAGGTAATTTACAAAATAACCGAAAGGGGTAAGGAGGAGTTATTTAATACTATTAAGGAGCTACAATATTTGAACGAATTAATAAAAAAAGATGATAAAAAGTAAAAAACAAAGAATGTACGGCACATACAGAATCCCCCGTATACCACAAGAGAGTAGGCCTAAACTATTTATTTCTACATAGAGACGGGACAGAACAAGGTAAATTAGTAGTAAGTCGACACGACACCGCCAGTATATTCCCTCCATAGAGTAGGATACCACACCCCTTATAAAACCAAAAAATGTCTGTGAAGCCTTTTACATGTAAATTTAACCTCTAATTTAAGTACTATAAACGGCGTCAGTAAATTACGGTATGTCTTAAAACCGGGGTAATTTAAAGACCTTGCTTATTCGTCCGAGAGCGTTTTCCCCTACGTACAATACAAAAACGGACATACCGTGACTACTACAGTATGAACGCTCAGGCCTTTAGTCTTTACCCCTTTACCGGCCTCGTCCCCCCTTTCACGGTGTGATATATTAACCCGACTAAAGGTCTCGTTTTCAGACTTTACCACCCCTTAATAAGTTAAAGTGCCCCTAATAATAACAATGATACGAGAAAGTACGCGTATAATATTCTCAAGGAGGAGGTTTTATATAATAGTAATAATTTTTGTTGTTTTAAATATATTATTTATATCAAGTACTATAGGGTCATACCAAAGACTGGTCTCCTTGAATAGGATATATAAATACGCCGTACTCCCGTCGGTAGAGTCCCTTTTATTGGCTGACGTCTTTTATATCCTACCTCTATACCTCTCTGACATAGTGTCCGAAGAGAAGGACTCCTCAAGGGTCATTTTCTTAAAATCGTTATTTAAGGGCAACACTAAGAGGTACTTATTATCAAAGGTGTTATCAGCGATAATTGTGATGTCCGTTTTTTCCGTAACACTTAGCCTGACCTTAACTGAAATCATCAACTTTTACTTAGTAGGTCTATCCTCTTTGCAAATGCTGGAAATTTCAGTTATTTTGTCCATAATACTCGTGGTAATTAATATACAAATGGTCGGGTTAGGTTCCTTATTTAATAACCCTAAAATTAGTATCGTCTTTAATTTCCTTTTTTATTCAGTATTTTATAACGGTACACTCATTTACATACTGGAGCACGGTTTTAGCCATTATTACTTGGACCTCGTCGTATCAGTTCAATTTTTCACGATGAATAATGTAGAAAACCGGCCCATTAGTTTACTCTTTTCGGTTATAGGTGGTACTGCTCCCCATATATCGATATCGTTATCACAAATTATACTAGGTATTTTAATTAACCTGGCCGTAGGTGTAATCCCGATAATTTACAGCCTAATGAAAATAGGTAAAGAAAATTGAGCTAATAGGTGGTAGTCGAAGTAAACTGAGTGAATCTACCTAAACCCTTTTTCCAGTTTGCTATAAAAGACTCATAAATTAAACACTTTCTCCTTAAAGCAGTAGCGGTTAATACGATGTCCCGGGCCAATGTCCGCCCCATTAACGATGATTAAACCCTTAACCCACCACACCTTATGCCCGTCCTCAAAACGTTGTCGGTAGTGTGTGTAGCAGGTGCCTCAGAGGCCACGACCTCGCCCATAAACTCAGGGCAGGCCGATCTTCTCCACCGACGAGGGTAAATTTGTAGACAAGTCGTCGGGGTCGGGGTAACGGGTCCCCTCCCTTAACCCGTTTACGTTAATTGACATAGGTGATCCGGGGATGACGTGCCAAGTAGGGGGTAAGCCCTCAAAGTCCTTCCGGTCGACTTGCCTTCAGTACCCTTACCTGCACCGTGAACTAGTAAGCCTTCGGAGCTAGTTTTACCGAGGCTTCGTGGGCCTTCCTTACACTACTAGGCCTATTTTCACACTTTCAATGGGGTTTAACTCGTGTACCGTCCCCACGGCCTGGCATATTGGCCTCACCAGCTGGCGTGGTGACATGAAGGTAAGCGTGTCGTTTGACGGACAATTTTTCACGTCTAAACCCACTTAAATAAAGGCCCCAAATAAGGCGTGTTTAACACGTGGGAGGTGTTACCGTCGCCGGGCTGTACTTTACCCGGTCTTTTGCCTAACCGGCACAGGGGTAGGCGCGTATTTTTAGTTTGGTTTAAGTCGTAAAACCAGACTTCCCCCCACTTATATTATATCACGCTCACATTTTAATAGTGACATGATGGGTTTTATACTAAGGTCCCTATTTTTCGCAAAGAAATTCGTAATATTCACGTTAATTTATGTGCTCTTCTCTATTTCCCTGTTTGTCTCCTTTAAATATTATACGGAATTTTATGCGGACGTAGGTCCCCTCAAAAACGTACTCCTCTTTACCCTCATTTTGGCGTCATACAACATTTGGTTTTCAACGTCGATCCTTTTTAGTGCATACAGTTCCACAGTAATTCCGGAAGACATAGGTAAAGAAGCGCATTATATATTCCTGAAGTCGGTGTACAAGTCTTTATTCCGTAAATACGTATGGTATAAGGCAATAACAGTGTTGGCTTTTCTAACAGTTTTAGGGTCGACATCTTCGCTACTCCTTTTCGTCTTGGTATCTCCCCCAATACAGTCGTTCACTGTCGGCGATTATGAAAGGCTCTTGGTGTTATTCCTTTTGTTGTCCACAGTACCCGTAGCGTCAACGTTAGCTTTCACGAGTTTCGTCCCGGACGAAAAGGTTGCCCTACTCTTCACTATAGCAATCTATTTTTTCGTCAACGTGTTTATGGGCGGTTATTATTTAGTAAAATACGCTGCAAACGCTACACCATACGTCTTATTTACTTTACCGATATATTTACCTACAGCCCTGCACGACTGGGGTGAAGTGTATGCTCAAGCTAAAACTGCATACAACGAGGTTTCCGGAGTAGCGTTACCTTACGTCGACTATAACGTAATATTAAACACTTTGCTGTTGTACTCTATTGTGTCAATAATTTTCATGGTCATAGGGATAGAAACCAACTTGAGGAGGAAAGGCAACTAGTAAATTCAACGCCTGCATTAGCCCCCACTGCTGATATTTCGTTAAGTTAGCATAAATTATTATATAATATAAAAAAGTTTAAATTTAGTCCAAGTCTACCGTAGCTTATATGCGGGTGGACTAAGTACACTATACTTTCGGACAAATCCCCCGGGTAAAGTAATCGTCACACACGCTTTAAATTATACTCAGTCGAGCGCTAAAGGGCAAGCCCCTTGTCGTACCCGACTCCAGGCTAAAGCCCCTCCCCCCGTCGTCAATTACAAACCGACAAAGGTCACATACACGTGTATTGGCGCTCGCCGTTATAAGACCCGTAATAAGTCTTAAACTCAGACTTTGTCGTGTTATTAAATACGTCGAGTAGAAAATATAAATGTGCGAGCACCTTTGGTTGAAATAAAGGGCTTAACGGTAAAGAGAGGGGGTATGACGATACTTAAGGACGTCAACATCGTCGT belongs to Stygiolobus caldivivus and includes:
- a CDS encoding APC family permease — encoded protein: MEDKKGDLQKPGIKRGVLGTWLVASYGIAANAPIAVATLYFVGLAGLVGGAMPLTVLLSYLIYATTLVVIYEWSKDIAASYGYVAMIKKGLNSSLAAFTVGYGYVYQYLISGAAGFGILGLASFIYLISPSIQSTMPWLWALIVVVVTAEITLIMWLGVKPGGVLNLIIGLISIVFLIITSLYLIIITGPKNTIYPFTAVPVNNDWALVLTAMIFGITTFGGATTPIGVAEEAKIPKKTLPKALLITFLLLGIGLILNSYAQTVVYGINNMFKYANLPDPMIIIYSKYFNPIVVGLLIFLVAFMFNSSALAFATSGSRMIFGMARDGVLYPGVFSKANHYGVPGNAIILTGITTGLVSLISGYILGPLEASIFLITFGSFYVALGHLFVAIGLISHKIKLRKANIVKHIVVPLISIGLYLAVIYFGTYPAPAFPLNIAVYAAWGVLLLHIVGYYILRTRNPEKIRHFGDYSL
- a CDS encoding winged helix-turn-helix transcriptional regulator — encoded protein: MLLDRVKTLVLVFLYIRGPLSFTELLNMINDVNNIEKKERITKGNLDSHIKILLREGLVERKESFYFITGKKVIYKITERGKEELFNTIKELQYLNELIKKDDKK
- a CDS encoding type II toxin-antitoxin system CcdA family antitoxin; the encoded protein is MLEEAKRYGVDVSEVLRNALEEEVKREEEEEARGAAIRIANELKVSREEVARLIGEDRER